From the Lepisosteus oculatus isolate fLepOcu1 chromosome 1, fLepOcu1.hap2, whole genome shotgun sequence genome, one window contains:
- the c1h4orf33 gene encoding UPF0462 protein C4orf33 homolog isoform X1: MKMDFLIEHTWDSTPVNHSPVKLTFSPGDGGLLMEVCAPFFNDPPSPPGPPNQTFPGLWDYEVVEAFFLNSATEKYLEVEVCPHGQHLVLLLSGRGNAWKQGLDLAYEASICGKKWKGTALLPWSYFPPGVDKMNSYAIHGSGNGRIYEALYPVPRDELTENQGPNFHLLEYFQDFSLKAIMGEDWVQPESDLWKNCGDQQKL, encoded by the exons ATGAAG ATGGACTTTCTCATTGAACACACATGGGACAGCACTCCAGTAAATCACAGCCCTGTGAAACTGACCTTTTCTCCTGGTGACGGCGGCTTGCTTATGGAAGTGTGTGCCCCTTTCTTCAATGATCCTCCGTCTCCACCAGGGCCTCCTAACCAGACTTTTCCTGGGCTCTGGGATTATGAAG TTGTTGAAGCTTTCTTCCTCAACAGCGCAACAGAAAAATACCTGGAGGTTGAAGTGTGTCC TCATGGGCAGCACTTAGTATTGCTTCTCTCTGGGAGAGGAAACGCATGGAAA cAAGGACTAGATTTAGCTTATGAAGCTTCCATTTGTGGAAAAAAGTGGAAGGGCACTGCCCTCCTTCCCTGGAGCTACTTCCCACCTGGTGTGGATAAGATGAATTCATATGCCATTCACGGATCTGGAAATGGAAGGATTTATGAAGCCCTTTATCCAGTGCCAAGAGATGAGCTAACAGAAAATCAAGGGCCCAACTT CCATCTCCTGGAATACTTCCAAGACTTCAGTCTTAAAGCAATTATGGGAGAAGACTGGGTACAGCCGGAATCAGACCTGTGGAAAAACTGTGGTGATCAGCAGAAACTGTAA
- the c1h4orf33 gene encoding UPF0462 protein C4orf33 homolog isoform X2, with protein MDFLIEHTWDSTPVNHSPVKLTFSPGDGGLLMEVCAPFFNDPPSPPGPPNQTFPGLWDYEVVEAFFLNSATEKYLEVEVCPHGQHLVLLLSGRGNAWKQGLDLAYEASICGKKWKGTALLPWSYFPPGVDKMNSYAIHGSGNGRIYEALYPVPRDELTENQGPNFHLLEYFQDFSLKAIMGEDWVQPESDLWKNCGDQQKL; from the exons ATGGACTTTCTCATTGAACACACATGGGACAGCACTCCAGTAAATCACAGCCCTGTGAAACTGACCTTTTCTCCTGGTGACGGCGGCTTGCTTATGGAAGTGTGTGCCCCTTTCTTCAATGATCCTCCGTCTCCACCAGGGCCTCCTAACCAGACTTTTCCTGGGCTCTGGGATTATGAAG TTGTTGAAGCTTTCTTCCTCAACAGCGCAACAGAAAAATACCTGGAGGTTGAAGTGTGTCC TCATGGGCAGCACTTAGTATTGCTTCTCTCTGGGAGAGGAAACGCATGGAAA cAAGGACTAGATTTAGCTTATGAAGCTTCCATTTGTGGAAAAAAGTGGAAGGGCACTGCCCTCCTTCCCTGGAGCTACTTCCCACCTGGTGTGGATAAGATGAATTCATATGCCATTCACGGATCTGGAAATGGAAGGATTTATGAAGCCCTTTATCCAGTGCCAAGAGATGAGCTAACAGAAAATCAAGGGCCCAACTT CCATCTCCTGGAATACTTCCAAGACTTCAGTCTTAAAGCAATTATGGGAGAAGACTGGGTACAGCCGGAATCAGACCTGTGGAAAAACTGTGGTGATCAGCAGAAACTGTAA